The following proteins come from a genomic window of Dehalococcoidia bacterium:
- a CDS encoding nucleotidyltransferase family protein, with protein sequence MTYYIVVSDNKPGIRKRITSGVMMSEAKTPLVSAILLAAGKSERMGLNKLLLPFGGRTVIQRTLDSLLASRAGEVIVVLGSKSQEINASIGSRRARSVLNPNFAKGMSTSLITGLGVMSSRAKFVIVALGDQPLITPRVYNQLIEAAQNSEKGIIVPTCKGERGNPIVISTRYRAELLKQKGDIGGRELLKAYPDEVLEVPVDCEGVVVNINTREEYEKRLKGL encoded by the coding sequence ATGACATACTATATAGTCGTTTCGGACAATAAACCTGGAATCCGCAAACGAATCACCTCCGGAGTCATGATGAGCGAAGCCAAAACACCTTTAGTCTCGGCTATATTGCTGGCCGCCGGCAAATCGGAGCGCATGGGGCTGAACAAGCTCCTGCTGCCTTTCGGCGGCCGCACGGTCATCCAGCGCACGCTGGATAGCCTGCTGGCCTCGCGCGCGGGAGAGGTCATCGTCGTTTTGGGCTCCAAGTCCCAGGAGATAAATGCCTCCATCGGCAGTCGCCGGGCGCGGTCGGTGCTCAACCCCAATTTCGCCAAAGGTATGAGCACCTCTTTAATAACCGGCCTGGGCGTGATGAGCAGCCGGGCAAAATTCGTTATCGTGGCGCTGGGCGACCAGCCGCTTATCACCCCTCGCGTTTATAACCAGCTCATCGAAGCGGCGCAGAACTCGGAAAAGGGCATCATTGTCCCGACTTGTAAAGGCGAGCGCGGCAACCCCATCGTCATCTCGACGCGCTACCGCGCCGAACTCCTCAAACAGAAAGGCGACATCGGCGGGCGCGAGCTGCTGAAAGCCTACCCCGACGAAGTGCTTGAAGTGCCCGTTGACTGCGAGGGCGTGGTGGTCAATATCAATACCAGAGAGGAATACGAGAAGAGACTAAAAGGACTTTAA
- a CDS encoding transglutaminase: protein MEKAKNILVHKWRIITILSAFMALTLILSSCQGAAPKYSSTEEQAPKQKVGVVTFDLSITPEAGKDTKLWLPYPTSNEYQLIEDVHLSGNYNNAEVYREPQSGSIMLYAEWLQPCVQATISYSFKVTREEILMKDFQDYSGEIPVELEQYLLPTSLSPTTGDVKDTALKVTKGKTTVLGKATAIYDWIIENFQRDPNIVGCGVGDVEALLKSQEGKCTDISSVFVAMARSVGVPAREIFGIRMANDGDITSAYHCRAEFYIPRYGWVPVDPSDVRKYMLNNGCELDNPEVIKFRHYYFGNQTETYLDFYSGRDLVLVPAQAGTPLNYLMYPYAEVGGKVLDWFVQQNLKYTVTFKSL from the coding sequence ATGGAAAAAGCAAAAAATATACTGGTTCATAAATGGCGGATAATTACTATTTTGTCGGCTTTTATGGCATTAACGTTAATTCTTTCCTCTTGCCAGGGGGCTGCCCCCAAATATAGTTCTACTGAAGAACAGGCACCGAAGCAAAAAGTGGGAGTGGTTACCTTTGATTTGAGTATTACACCAGAGGCAGGAAAAGACACTAAGTTATGGTTACCATACCCCACGTCTAATGAATACCAACTAATCGAAGATGTCCATCTCAGTGGTAATTACAACAATGCTGAGGTATACAGGGAGCCACAATCCGGCAGCATAATGCTATATGCCGAGTGGTTACAACCCTGTGTACAGGCAACAATCAGCTATTCCTTTAAAGTAACAAGAGAAGAAATCCTAATGAAGGATTTTCAGGATTACTCCGGAGAGATCCCTGTAGAATTAGAGCAATACCTATTACCAACCAGCTTGAGCCCAACCACAGGAGACGTTAAAGATACCGCTCTTAAGGTAACCAAGGGGAAAACTACTGTTCTGGGGAAAGCAACTGCGATATACGATTGGATTATAGAGAATTTCCAACGCGATCCTAACATAGTTGGCTGCGGTGTAGGAGATGTAGAAGCACTTCTTAAGTCCCAAGAGGGCAAATGCACCGATATCTCCTCTGTTTTCGTAGCAATGGCTAGAAGCGTTGGAGTTCCTGCCCGCGAGATTTTCGGTATCCGCATGGCTAATGACGGAGATATAACCTCCGCCTATCATTGTCGCGCTGAATTCTACATTCCGAGGTATGGCTGGGTACCAGTCGACCCTTCAGATGTTAGAAAATATATGCTGAATAATGGCTGCGAACTGGATAATCCCGAAGTAATAAAATTCCGCCATTATTATTTCGGTAATCAAACAGAGACATACCTGGATTTTTATTCTGGAAGAGATCTTGTTCTCGTCCCAGCGCAAGCGGGTACCCCGCTCAACTACTTGATGTATCCTTATGCTGAAGTCGGCGGAAAAGTTCTGGATTGGTTTGTACAGCAAAACCTCAAATACACGGTTACTTTCAAGAGTCTTTAG
- a CDS encoding sulfurtransferase TusA family protein: MSALTAVKQQDGSYSVDIRGWMCPYPKYMLEPLLKKMAGRQKRISLLVDCPSAATDVPDVARKLGYKVPEVSQIGDGEWRIIIE, translated from the coding sequence ATGAGCGCATTAACTGCTGTCAAGCAACAGGACGGAAGCTACTCGGTGGATATCAGGGGCTGGATGTGCCCCTACCCCAAGTACATGCTGGAGCCGCTTTTGAAAAAGATGGCCGGCAGGCAGAAGCGCATCTCCCTGCTGGTGGATTGCCCGTCAGCCGCTACGGATGTGCCGGACGTGGCGCGCAAACTGGGTTACAAAGTGCCTGAGGTAAGCCAGATCGGCGACGGCGAGTGGCGCATTATCATAGAATAG
- a CDS encoding ABC transporter ATP-binding protein: protein MESRSATGTQGSVVLRTTGLSKSFGKLEAVKNLNLELRRGEVFGFLGPNGAGKTTTVGMILGLITPTTGSIELFGVKQDGNRWAALRRIGAIVEEPAFYPYLSGWDNLQVLAESIGGIQKSKITEVLERVNLLDRAKDQYGHYSMGMKQRLGIASTLLRDPELIILDEPTNGLDPAGTKEIRDLIPRLAHERRAIMLCSHLLHEVEMVCQNVAIIKQGTVIANAPIKELLSRGNQLQIRVQNVEQAAAILSALPWVKSVKREGDYLMIDVPPDRGASVNQALAEKGVFVSELINSTHSLENVFLQLTGGASGD from the coding sequence ATGGAATCCCGGAGCGCTACCGGAACTCAGGGAAGCGTTGTCCTGCGCACCACCGGCCTCAGCAAGAGTTTCGGAAAGCTGGAAGCGGTGAAAAATCTGAACCTGGAGCTGCGGCGGGGTGAGGTGTTCGGTTTCCTGGGGCCCAACGGCGCTGGGAAGACCACCACCGTCGGCATGATTCTAGGGCTTATTACCCCTACCACCGGCAGCATCGAGCTCTTCGGAGTGAAGCAGGACGGCAACCGCTGGGCCGCCCTCAGGCGCATAGGAGCCATCGTCGAAGAACCGGCTTTCTACCCTTACCTGTCCGGATGGGACAACCTGCAGGTGCTGGCCGAGTCTATCGGTGGCATCCAGAAGAGCAAAATAACCGAGGTGCTAGAGCGGGTAAACCTGTTAGACCGTGCCAAAGACCAGTACGGCCACTACTCCATGGGCATGAAGCAGCGGCTGGGCATCGCCTCCACACTGCTGCGCGACCCGGAACTCATCATACTGGACGAGCCGACCAACGGGCTGGACCCGGCAGGCACCAAGGAGATACGCGACCTCATACCCAGGCTGGCGCACGAGCGCCGGGCTATCATGCTTTGCAGCCACCTGCTGCACGAGGTCGAGATGGTCTGTCAAAATGTCGCCATCATCAAGCAGGGAACGGTCATCGCCAACGCCCCCATAAAAGAGCTGCTTTCGCGCGGCAACCAGCTGCAAATCAGGGTTCAAAATGTGGAACAGGCGGCGGCCATACTGAGCGCTCTACCCTGGGTCAAGTCGGTGAAAAGAGAGGGTGATTACCTGATGATAGACGTTCCCCCTGACCGAGGCGCCAGCGTCAACCAAGCGCTGGCGGAGAAGGGTGTTTTCGTGTCGGAGTTGATAAACAGTACCCACAGCCTGGAAAACGTCTTCCTGCAGCTTACCGGAGGTGCGAGCGGTGACTAA